The following nucleotide sequence is from Austwickia chelonae.
TGTTGAGGTCCTGTGGGCAGATCGAGGGTCTGGAGAGGCTCCGGTTCACCAGTCCGCATCCGGCGGCCTTCACCGACGATGTGATCGAGGCGATGGCCGAGACGCCCACGGTGATGCCTCAGCTGCACATGCCGCTCCAGGCTGGGTCGGACAGCGTTCTGCGGGCGATGAGGCGTAGCTATCGCAGCGACCGTTTTCTGCGGATCCTCGACCGGGTCCGGGAACAGATCCCGGAAGCAGCTATCACGACCGACATTATCGTGGGCTTTCCTGGGGAGACGGACGCAGACTTCGACGAGACCATGCGGGTGGTTGAGCAAGCGCGCTTCGCCAGCGCTTTCACCTTCCAGTACTCGATCCGTCCGGGAACTCCAGCGGCGACGATGGACGGTCAGGTTCCCAAAGCGGTCGTGCAGGAACGCTTCGAACGTCTGGTCGCTCTACAGGACGAGATCTCCTGGCAGGAGAATCGCAAGGTGGAGGGACGAACTGTTTCCGTCCTGGTCGCGCCCGGAGAAGGGCGCAAGGACGGGCAGACGGATCGGATGTCCGGCCGGGCAGAGGACAACCGTCTGGTGCACTTCTCGGTACCGCAGGAAGCGCGGGAGGCCGGCGATCTGGCACGCCCGGGTGACATCGTGGAGGTCGATGTCACCTATGGTGCGCCGCACCATCTCGTGGCTGACGGGGCCTTGTCCGGTGGCACCTACCGGGTGCGGCGGACCCGCGGCGGCCAGGCTTGGGCGGATTCGCAGGAAAACCCGGTCAGCGGCCGACCCATGGTCTCGTTGGGGATCCCACGCATCGGTGCCCCGCCGAAGGCTGAGGCCACTCCGTGCGGGTGCGACTGACTTTCGGGAACGGGGCCCGAGGCCGGTGTCCTGAAAGACATCGGTCGGTCTCGGTGCACAGAATCGAAGGGTGAGGAGTCATCGGCATGTCCGAGAAGGTGATCGCCGTAGTGGGTGCTACGGCGACGGGCAAGTCCGATCTGGCAGTGGCCTTGTCGCTCCATCTGGGTGGTGAGGTCGTCAACGCCGATGCCTCGCAGCTGTACCGGGGCATGGATATCGGCACGGCGAAGCTTCCCTTCCCCGCGCGTCGAGGCATTCCTCACCATCAGATCGATGTTCTGGAGATCACTCAGGACGCTGCTGTCGCCGCATACCAGAGCGCGGCCCGGGCCGATATCGAGAGTGTGCTTGCCCGCGGCCGGATACCGGTGGTCTGTGGGGGGTCTGGGCTGTACGTACGAGCAGCACTGGATGTCCTGGAGATCCCACCGACCGATGCCGCTGTCAGGGCGAGATGGGAAGAACGACTCGACGACGAGGGCGTCGAGTTCCTCTTCTCTGTCCTCGCAGTTCAAGACCCGACGGCCGCAGCGAAGATCGACCCCCGCAACGGGCGGAGGATCGTTCGGGCCTTGGAAGTCATCGAGCTCACCGGCCGGCCTTTCTCAGCCACGATGCCGCGACGTGAGTACGTGTTGCCGACGATCCAACTGGGATTGCGTGCTGCGCGTCCGGTTCTGGATGAACGTATCGAGCGGCGTACTCGCCGGATGTGGGCTGACGGATTGCTCGAGGAGGTCGAAGCCCTGGAGAGGGCCGGTTTGTCCGGCACTCGGACGGCTTCCCGGGCAGTGGGCTATGCCCAGGCCGCAGCGCAGCTCGCAGGCGACCTTTCCGAACAGGAAGCGATCGAGGACACCGTCCGCGCGACCAGGCGGCTGGTCCGTCGGCAGGAGTCGTGGTTCGGGGCCGATCCGCGGATCGCCTGGGTGGACGCCTGCGGCTCCGATGTGCTCGCGTCGGCGCTTGAAGCGATCGACTCAGCTTCCTGAATCACCAGGACATCGGCATCCACTCACCAGGCTTCCGGAGAGAGCGGCTTCGCAGACCGGGATACGGCCGTCGACAACGTTGTCGCGGGCTGCACGTCAGAATGGGACGGTGACGAAGAATGCGCAGTCGACCCTTCCCTTCACGAAGGGACATGGCACGGAGAACGATTTCGTGGTGGTGCCTGATTTCACCGGCGAGCGAGACCTCGATACGGAGCTGGTACGCAAACTGGCCGACCGGAGAGCAGGGATCGGCGCGGACGGGGTCATCCGAGTGGTTCGTACAGAGCAGGCCGCCGAGGCTCTGGTGCGGGCGCAGGCCGCTGAGGCCGAATGGTTCATGGACTACCGCAATGCGGATGGCAGCATCGCGGAGATGTGTGGCAATGGCACCAGGGTCTTCGCTGCTTACCTCATCAGAGAAGGTCTGGTTGAGGAGTCGGAATTTGCGATCGCGACGCGGGCCGGGGTCAAGAAGGTCAGCGTGGTGGGAGACCGGATCGCCGTGAATCTCGGCCCCTGGCGGGTGCTGGATCAGGAGCGGTTCGCTACGGACGGACATGACGCCGTTGTCGCGCTGCACCAGTCTGAGCCGTGGCCGGGCCTGTCGATGGACCTGGGAAATCCGCATACGGTCGTCGCGCTTCCTGATGACATCGATCTGTCCGCCTTGGACCTCTCGGTGATGCCTTCGGTGATCCCGGTTCCACCGCACGGCACCAATGTGGAACTAGCGCAGGTGACCGGCTCGAATCGGCTGCAGATGAGGGTCTTCGAGCGCGGGGTCGGCGAGACCAGGTCGTGCGGTACCGGGGCATGTGCCACAGCGCTCGCATTCATGCTGTGGAGTGGTGAGCCGCATGCGCACGAGCAGTGGCAGGTCGATCTGCCGGGTGGTTCGGTGCAGGTGACGGCGCTGCCTGGTGGGGAAGTGGAGTTGGCAGGTCCTGCGGAACTGGTGGCAGACGGGGTCTTCGTTCTCGGCTGAGCCGGGCCGGGGTCAGCGGCCCAGCGATTCTGCTCAGGCCGGATCTATCCAGGAGTCGTTCGGCTCCCGACGTACCCGCAGAACCCGGAATCCCTTCGCCGAGGCGTATCTGTCGACGTGGTAGCTCGAGGAGAGGGTGCCGTTCAGCCAGGATTGGAGAGAGTCGGCGCCGAGATTCTTCTGCACCACCAGGTAGGCCGTTCCACCAGGAGCGAGTCGCGGTAACCAGGTGGACAGCAAAGTGTGGAGCGCGGCTTTGCCGATCCGGATCGGAGGATTCGACCAGATCACGTCGAAGGTGGCTTCTTTATCCACCTGTTCCGGGAGGGCTGTTCGGACGTGGGTGAGTCCGAGCGATTGCGCATTGTCTGAGGTCAGAGCCAGCGCACGCTCGTTGACGTCGACGGCCCACACCGTCGCTTCGGGGGAGTGCATGGCGAGGGTCAGCGCAATCGGTCCCCATCCGCAGCCCAGGTCGAGGAAGGTGCCTTCCCGCGGTGGCTGAGGAGCTTCACGCAAGAGGACAGAGGTGCCCAGGTCGAGTCGATCGGTGGAGAAGACGCCGTTGGCGGTCCAGACGGAGACCTCGTGGCCTGCTAGACGGATGCGTAGTTGCCTACGTTCTTCGGTCACCTCCGGGCGGGCGGAGAAATAGTGCTGGGCAACGGCTTTCGGCGGAGTGCTCGGCTCTGGCCGGTTCTGCGGTCGGGTGGGGGTGATGTCGTTCACGGCCGTGTCCTGATCCGGGGAGACGAGAGGAGACATGCGGTCTGCTCGCATGCCGATGACAGTGGCTGACCTTCGTCCGGCGAAGGCCACACGAGTCCCATGCTAGTGCTGCTCAACGCCGAAAACGTGAGGCAGGCTGACGGCACCGTTGTCTTTGAGTGGCTGCCCGGAAGAAATCGAGTGGCTGTGTACGAGGTGGTCATGACACCCTGGAGTCACCATGACGCAACCCGATGACATCTTCTCCACCCGTGCCAGCGCTCTTGCCGATGACGACGACTGGCATCGTCACGACCCTGACTTCGTGTCCTACGACGGTGATCAGCTTGAACGTGAAGAACGAGCTGCGATGCGCCGAGTGGGTGGGTTGTCCACCGAGCTGGAAGACATCACAGAGGTCGAGTATCGCGAACTCCGCTTGGAGAAGGTGGTCCTGGCTGGGGTGTGGTCATCTGGGTCCGTTGAGGACGCAGAGAATTCGCTCCGGGAGCTCGCTGCTTTGGCTGAGACGGCCGGTTCTCAGGTGATGGCAGGGCTCCTCCAGCGACGACAGCGTCCGGACGCGGCGACGTTCTTGGGCTCGGGCAAGGCCGAGGAACTGCGGGATGTCGTCGTGAACGAGGGCGCCGACACGGTGGTCTGTGACGCCGAGCTGTCGCCCAGCCAACGTCGCGCGCTGGAGGACATCGTCAAGGTCAAGGTCATCGACCGGACCGCACTGATTCTGGACATCTTTGCCCAGCATGCGAAGTCGCGGGAAGGTAAAGCACAGGTCGAGTTGGCCCAGCTGCAGTATCTTCTCCCTCGACTGCGCGGCTGGGGTGAGTCGATGTCCAGACAGGCCGGAGGCCAGGCCGCTGGCGGTATGGGCATGGGGTCACGTGGTCCTGGTGAGACAAAGATCGAACTCGACCGGCGCCGTATCAACTCGAGGATGGCGAAACTCCGCCGGGAGATCCGGCACATGAAGACCACCCGAGACGTGAAACGTGGTGCGCGACGGGGAAACCAGGTTCCTGCCGTGGTTCTCGCCGGTTACACCAATGCTGGTAAGTCCTCGCTGCTGAACCGGCTGACCGGAGCAGGCGTCCTTGTCGAAAATGCTTTGTTCGCAACTTTGGATCCCACCGTGCGTAAAGCGGTCACGCCGGACGGGCGCCCTTATACCCTCTCCGACACGGTGGGTTTCGTCCGGTCGCTGCCCCACCAGCTGGTGGAGGCCTTCAGATCGACGTTGGAGGAGGTCGCCGACGCAGACGTTCTTCTCCATGTGGTGGACGGATCGCACCCGGATCCCTTTGCGCAGGTTGCTGCGGTCCGTGAAGTGCTGGCCGAGGTGATGGCCTCCGGCGCGGAAAAGGCCAGGCTGAACGCCGACGAGGAATCAGACACGGTGGCCAAGGACGCATGGTCCTCCGATCCTCGTGACCGGGCGGCGCGCAAGGACGGTGCCGAGATACGCACTGGGCCTCGGGAGATCGTGGTGGTGAACAAGGCTGACCTGGCGGACAGCGAGACCCTTCAGCAGCTGGTCCGTCGTGAACGTGACTGTCTGGTGGTCTCGGCGCGCACCGGCGAAGGCATGGAAGCTCTGATCGAGCGGATCGCGGCAGAGATCCCGCGTCCTCAGATCGATCTGACAGTGCTGATTCCTTACGATCGCGGAGAACTGGTCCATCGGGTGCATGAGCAGGCTGATGTCCTCCGTGAGGAACACATCGCCGAGGGCACCCGTTTGCAGGTCCGGGTATTGCCGGATCTGGCGGGTGAACTGTCACCTTTTGTGACAACCAGCTCCTGAACATCGCACGTCGTGACGGTGAGGCGGCCCCACCCGGCGGTAGGGCCGCCTCTTCCTGCCGGTTTTCGTCGTGTCGGCAGGGGCCCGGTCGCCCATTAGGGTGGTCCGGTGTCCACGCCTCCTGATTGCCGAATGCTGCTGAACACCGTCGTTTCCACGATGGGTGGGCGGGAACGCGCTGGTCAGCTGCAGATGGCGCAGGCAGTCGAAGCCGCCGTGGACACCCAACGGCATCTTCTGGTCCAGGCAGGAACCGGGACCGGTAAGTCCTTGGCTTACCTGGTCCCTGCTGTCGCACATGCCTTCGCTACGGGGAAACCCGCAGTGGTGGCGACGGCGACTTTGGCCTTGCAGTCGCAGATCGTCGACGGGGATCTTCCCCGGCTTGCCGAAGCACTCCGTCCGACGCTGGGGCGTGAACCCACCTGCGTCCTCGTCAAGGGGCGGCGGAACTACGTGTGCAGGTACAAGACCGATGGAGGTCTGCCTGACGATGACGAGGGGACGCTGCTGTCGGTAGGGGAGGTCGACAAGCAGTCGTCCTGGTTGGGTAAAGAAGTCCTCCGCCTGCGGGAGTGGGCGGGGCAGACTGATTCGGGTGACCGGGACGAACTGGTCCCCGGTGTGTCCGAACGTGCTTGGCATCAGGTATCGGTGAGTGCCCGCGAATGTCTCGGCGGGGCCTGCCCGGTCCGGGACGATTGTTTCGTTGAGATAGCCCGGGCTCGCGCCCAGGACGTCGATGTCGTCGTGACCAATCACTCCTTCATGGCGATCGACGCCTTCGAAGGCCGGCAGCTGTTGCCCGAGCACGATCTGCTCGTCGTCGATGAGGCGCATGAGCTGGTGGACCGGGTGACTGCCACCATCACCGACGAACTGACCTCCGGCATGGTGGAGAGCGCGGCCCGCAAAGCGGGACGGTTGGCCGATACTGCTGAACTCGTCGAAAGCGCAGAGGCGTTGCGGCAGGCTTTGGAGTCGCTGCCGGAAGGACGCCTGCGAATACTTCCTGAGGAGCTGGCCCAAGCCCTGGGCAGCGTGTTGGAGAGCTCGAGGGATGTCCAGTCCCAATTGAAAGCGGACGGCAGCGGGAAGAACGACCCCGGAAGTAATAGCGACCGGTTGTTGGCCCGGTCCGCAGTCGAAGAGATCTTCGAGGTGTGCGACCGCATTCTCGCCGGGCGTGAGATCGATGTTCTCTGGTCAGGCGAGGACCTGCGCAGAGGAATGGTCCTCCGAGTAGCTCCGTTGAGCGTGGCGATGATGATGAGGGAAAAGGTCTTCCAGGAACGGACCGTCGTCCTCACCTCGGCGACCTTGGAGCTCGGTGGCTCTTTCGACAGCGTGGCAGGCGTTCTCGGTCTGCAGGGGGAGGACGCACCTCATTGGGACGGGCTCGATGTCGGGAGCCCCTTCGACTATCGGCGACAGGCCATGGCTTATGTGGCTCGACACGTACCTGCGCCTACCCGGGAAGGCGCATCCCCGGTCGCGATGGACGAGATCGAGGCTTTGATCCGCTCTGCAGGGGGACGCACCCTAGGGTTGTTCTCCTCGATGAGGGCTGCCAGAGCGACCACCGAGGAGATGCGTGAACGACTGGGAGAGGACTATCCGATCCTCTGCCAAGGAGACGATCAGACCCCCACTCTGGTAAGGGAGTTCGCCTCCGATGCGCGGACCTGCCTGTTTGGCACGCTTTCCCTCTGGCAGGGAGTCGATGTCCCGGGGTCGGCCTGCCAACTGGTGATCATCGACCGGATTCCTTTTCCTCGCCCTGACGACCCTTTGGCGAGCGCACGCAGTGAGGAGGTGAGCCGTCGGGGCGGCAACGGTTTCATGGCGGTTTCGGCGACACATGCTGCGCTCCGCCTTGCACAGGGGGTGGGTCGTCTGATCCGACGTGATGACGACCGAGGGGTGGTGGCTTTCCTCGATTCACGCATGCTGACCGCGCGTTACGCAGGCTTTCTGCAAAGTTCGCTCCCTCCTTTCTGGGCAACGACCGACCGCGAGCTGGTGCTGGGAGCCTTGGACCGTCTGGACCGGACGGCCGCTCCGGTGGTGCCGCTACGGGAGCGGTCCTAGCCGGGCAGGACATGGCAGGCTGGGAGGATGCCTGCTGTTGTCTCTCCACCGCCGACCGTTCCGCCTTGTGTGCTGGTCCTGGGTCCTGAGGAATTATTGGCCCGGCGTGCGGTGTCCGATACCTTGGCGGTCCTTCGCGCTGAGGATCCGCAGATCGATGTGGTTCGGCTCTCGGCCATCACCTACGAACCGGGGCAGCTGTCAGTTCATGTCAGTCCGTCCTTGTTCGGGGGTCGTACCGCGGTGGTCATTCCCGATGCGGACGAGGCCAGGGAGGATCTGCAGAAAGAGCTGCTGTCCTATCTGGAGTGTCCTGCCGAACATGTGACTCTTGTGGTGGGGCACCGGGGAGGCAACCGGGGCAAAAAGATCGTGGACACCATGAAGAAGCGCAAAGCTCGGGTGTTGGAGGCCCCGGCAGTCAAGTCAGATCGAGACAAATCAGACTTCGTGGTGAACGAATTCCGCAGCAACCGGCGAAAAATCACCTCGGAGGCCGTGCGGGCGCTGGTGGAGGCGGTGGGCAAGGACCTTTCAGAGCTGGCTTCGGCCTGCGCTCAGCTGATCGCGGACACCCAAGGGACGGTCGATGAGTCCGTGGTGGAGACCTATCACGGGGGGAAGGTCGAAGCCACAGGGTTCAGAGTGGCTGATGCGGCTGTCGCCGGGCAGCAGGGAGAGGCCCTGGCACTGGCCAGGCACGCCATGGCTGCGGGAGTCGACCCGGTACCGATCGTTGCTGTGCTGGCGTTGCAGCTTCGACAACTGGTGAAAGTGGCAGGCGCACCCCGTGGATCGGGGGCTTCCCTGGCCAAGGACTTGGGTATGGCACCTTGGCAGATCGATCGAGCGCGTCGCTCATTGTCGGGGTGGGATGCCCACGGCTTGGGAGTGGCGATTCAGGCGGTGGCTGCTGCCGACTACGCGGTCAAAGGTGGCGGGCGTGACCCGCGCTATGCCGTGGAGCGTTGCCTCGTCCAGATCTGCCAGGCACGTCGAGGGTGAGTGGCGGGGATCCGCGCTGTCAGCAGCGGATCCCCGCCAGGAACCAGCTTTTTCCCTGGTGGCTTGGGGCATGCCGCTCGACGCTGGTAACGTTGAAGGTCGCGTGTGCGCCCAGGTCGTGTGCATCACGCAATCCGTAGCTCGTCCTTGGCCGGAGGTGACCACCCTCCGGAGGTGAGGCCGGGCCTGCCGCAGGCGGCAGTCGATCGACCAGGAGAGATTCGTGGCCAATATCAAGTCCCAGATGAAGCGCATCAAGACCAACGCCAAGCGCACCGAGCGCAACAAGGCGTACAAGTCCGAGCTGCGCACGTGGATCCGCAAGTTCCGTGAGGCTGCCGCCGCAGGCGACAAGGAAACCGCCACGGAAGCGCTGCGCCTGGCGAGCAAGAAGCTCGACAAGGCCGTGAGCAAGGGCGTCATCCACAAGAACCAGGCCGCCAACAAGAAGTCGGCGATGGCCAAGGTTCACGCCAAGCTGTGACCTGAGCTGCCTTCGTGGCAGTTCTCACGATGGTCGTACGCCCCAGAGGCGTGCGGCCATCGGCTTTTCTCCGCCCGACTCGTCGCAGGGTTCCAGCCTGCGGGAGGAAGACCGAATCCTCGGAGGACGGTAGAGTCCTCGCCATCATGAGCACCACTTACCTCGTCGGCTCTCTCGCCGCTGTGTCTGCTCTCGCCTGTTGGTATTCCGCGGCGAAGGGTGTCCAAATCATCTACCGCCCTACAAAGGTCGGAACCTTGGTTCTGCTCGTCGCGCTCGCGGCGAGTATGGGAGCTGCGGACAGTCTCCACGGGTGGGCCTTGCTGGTGGGATTGTCCTGTGGGCTGGTCGGCGACGTTCTTCTCCTGAGGAAGGACAACAGAGCTTTCCTCGCCGGGCTGTCCGCTTTTCTCCTCGGCCATCTGTGTTACGTGGTGGTGTTCGCGGTCTCGTGGTTGCATCCGGTGAACGCTCTTCTGGCTGCTGTGCTGGTCTCGCCTTTCGCGGTGCTCTCGTTGACTCGGGTGCGGAGCGGCGCCGGGCAGCGGTCCGGTTCGGTGATGGCTTATGCGACGCTCGGTTACGGCTCGATCCTGTCGGTGATGGCGATCGCGGCGGGGGCCACCGGCCAGCCGTTGACCTTGGCGGGCGGGGTGCTCTTCGTCGTTTCTGACACTGTCCTGGCTCTGGACCGCTTCGATGCGCCGCGTCCATATGCCGGGGTGGTGGTGATCATGACCTATCAGTTGGCGCAGGCGTTCATCGTGCTGGGCTCCTTGTCGTGACCACAAGGAGAAAGGCGCGTGTTCGCTTGAGGGTGGCTGCGCTAGCCTGGGCTCATGCGTAGCCTGCTGCTCCTTAGGTAGCCGCGTCGACTTTCCCGGGTCTCGACGCGGCTGGCCCCCTGGGCGGGGGTCTTTTCCATGTCAGAAGGTCGTACCCGGCGTCGGTGGCGACATGAGGTGTCGCACGCATCCGCACGAGCGAGCGAGGACGAAGAGCGATGAATGAGACCCCCTTCCGGTACACAGCTCAGCTGGCCGGTCAGATCGAGACGGCTTGGCAGGACCGCTGGGAGGAGGAACGGATCTTCCATGCTCCGAACCCGTCGGGTCCCTGGGCCGATCCTGACGGTGTAGCCGGACGGGACAAGCTCTTCGTGATGGACATGTTCCCGTATCCCTCCGGTGCCGGGCTGCATGTCGGACATCCTCTGGGCTACATCGCGACGGATGTCTTTTCCCGTTACCAGCGGATGACCGGGAAAAATGTGCTGCATTGCCTGGGCTATGACGCCTTCGGTCTGCCTGCGGAACAGTACGCGGTCCAGACCGGACAGCACCCTCGGATCACGACCGAGGAGAACATCGGGACGATGAAGCGACAGCTGCGGCGGCTGGGCCTGGGCCATGACGACCGGCGTTCGGTGTCGACCATCGATGAGGACTTCTACCGGTGGACCCAGTGGATCTTCCTGCAGGTGTACAACAGCTGGTACGACGAGCATGCTCCTCGACGGTCCGGTGAGGGCACCGGTCGCGCGCGTCCTATCTCTGATCTGGTGGAGAAATACAGCCAAGGTGAGCTGCCGACCCCGGATGGGCGCAGCTGGGCAGATCTGACTCCTCAGGAGAAACACGAGATCATCGACGACCACAGGCTGGCCTATGTCTCGGCAGCCCCGGTCAACTGGTGTCCGGGGTTGGGGACGGTGCTCTCCAACGAGGAGGTCACCAACGACGGACGCTCTGAGCGGGGAAACTTCCCGGTGTTCAAGCGGAGCCTGTCGCAGTGGATGATGCGGATCACTGCTTACGCCGACCGCCTGGTGGACGACCTGGATCGGATGGACTGGCCGGAGCCGGTCAAGCTGATGCAGCGCAACTGGATCGGCCGGAGCAATGGCGCCCAGGTGACTTTCCGCGCTGAGTCCGCAGACGGAAGCTCCCGGCCGGTCGAGGTGTTCACCACCCGGCCGGATACCTTGTTCGGCGCAACTTTCATGGTGCTGGCCCCTGAACATCCGCTGGTCGACGAGCTGACCCCGTCCGGTTCTTGGCCCGAAGGGATTCCCGCGGTCTGGACTGGGGGTGCTAGCGGACCTGCGGAGGCTGTGGCGGCCTATCGTCGAGCGGCTTCCCGCAAGAGCGATGTCGAGCGCCAGTTGGACAGCAGTCAGAAGACCGGCGTCTTCACCGGCGCTTATGCGGTCAACCCGGTGGACGGCCGACAGGTACCCGTCTTCATCGCCGACTATGTCCTGATGGGATATGGCACCGGGGCGATCATGGCCGTGCCTGCTCACGACGAGCGAGATTTCGCTTATGCCCAGGCTTTCGAGCTGCCGGTCATCGATGTCGTCAGCCCGACGGTCGATGGCATCGCAGATCCGTCCTGGCCCGGTTCAGCTGCATCCGGTGCGGCATTCTGCGGTGACGGCGTGGCGGTGAACAGTTCCTGTGGCGACCTGACGGTCGACGGGCTGACCGTCGGGGAAGCCAAAGCGCGGACGATTGACTGGTTGGAGAAGAACGAGCTCGGTCACGGGACTGTGACCTACCGTTTGCGTGACTGGCTGTTCAGCCGTCAGCGGTACTGGGGCGAGCCTTTCCCGATCGTCTATGACGAGGACGGGCAGGCGCACGCATTGCCGGAGTCGATGTTGCCGGTGCTGCTGCCTGAGGTCCCCGACTACAGCCCGAAGACTTTTGCCGCGGATGACGCCGATTCCTCCCCGGAGCCGCCGTTGTCCCGTGCCCAGGAATGGGTCGACGTCGAACTCGACCTCGGTGACGGTCCTCGCCGCTACCATCGGGAGACGAACACCATGCCCAACTGGGCCGGTTCCTGCTGGTACGAACTGCGTTATCTGGACCCGGCCAATGACTCGATGCTGGTGGATCCGCAGGTCGAGGAATATTGGATGGGACCGCGTTCGACCACGGTGGTCGGAGCACCCGCCGGGGCCTGCGATCCCGGTGGCGTCGACCTCTACGTCGGCGGTGTCGAGCACGCGGTACTGCATCTGCTGTACAGCCGTTTCTGGCACAAGGTTCTTTTCGATCTGGGCCATGTCAGCAGCGAAGAACCCTTCCGCCGGTTGTTCAACCAGGGCTACATCCAGGCCTTCGCCTACACCGACGAACGAGGCCAGTATGTCCCGGCAGCAGAGGTGGAGGAGGTTCCCTCTGCGGACGGTAACGACGAGCCGTCCTACTTCTGGCAGGGGCAGCCGGTGAACCGTGAGTACGGGAAGATGGGCAAGTCGCTGAAAAATGTGACCACCCCGGACGACATGTACGAACGGTACGGGGCAGACACCTTCCGGGTGTATGAGATGAGCATGGGTCCTTTGGAGGTCTCTCGGCCTTGGGAGACCCGAGCGGTGGTCGGCGCACAACGTTTCCTCCAGCGGCTGTGGCGCAATGTGATCGACGAGGTGACCGGCGAGGTTCGGGTCGTCGACCAGCCGATGGGCGAGGCCACGGCCAGGTTGGTCGCACGGACCGCTGACGGGGTCGCCGCCGACTACGCGGCT
It contains:
- the dapF gene encoding diaminopimelate epimerase — its product is MTKNAQSTLPFTKGHGTENDFVVVPDFTGERDLDTELVRKLADRRAGIGADGVIRVVRTEQAAEALVRAQAAEAEWFMDYRNADGSIAEMCGNGTRVFAAYLIREGLVEESEFAIATRAGVKKVSVVGDRIAVNLGPWRVLDQERFATDGHDAVVALHQSEPWPGLSMDLGNPHTVVALPDDIDLSALDLSVMPSVIPVPPHGTNVELAQVTGSNRLQMRVFERGVGETRSCGTGACATALAFMLWSGEPHAHEQWQVDLPGGSVQVTALPGGEVELAGPAELVADGVFVLG
- a CDS encoding class I SAM-dependent methyltransferase, producing the protein MRADRMSPLVSPDQDTAVNDITPTRPQNRPEPSTPPKAVAQHYFSARPEVTEERRQLRIRLAGHEVSVWTANGVFSTDRLDLGTSVLLREAPQPPREGTFLDLGCGWGPIALTLAMHSPEATVWAVDVNERALALTSDNAQSLGLTHVRTALPEQVDKEATFDVIWSNPPIRIGKAALHTLLSTWLPRLAPGGTAYLVVQKNLGADSLQSWLNGTLSSSYHVDRYASAKGFRVLRVRREPNDSWIDPA
- the hflX gene encoding GTPase HflX, yielding MTQPDDIFSTRASALADDDDWHRHDPDFVSYDGDQLEREERAAMRRVGGLSTELEDITEVEYRELRLEKVVLAGVWSSGSVEDAENSLRELAALAETAGSQVMAGLLQRRQRPDAATFLGSGKAEELRDVVVNEGADTVVCDAELSPSQRRALEDIVKVKVIDRTALILDIFAQHAKSREGKAQVELAQLQYLLPRLRGWGESMSRQAGGQAAGGMGMGSRGPGETKIELDRRRINSRMAKLRREIRHMKTTRDVKRGARRGNQVPAVVLAGYTNAGKSSLLNRLTGAGVLVENALFATLDPTVRKAVTPDGRPYTLSDTVGFVRSLPHQLVEAFRSTLEEVADADVLLHVVDGSHPDPFAQVAAVREVLAEVMASGAEKARLNADEESDTVAKDAWSSDPRDRAARKDGAEIRTGPREIVVVNKADLADSETLQQLVRRERDCLVVSARTGEGMEALIERIAAEIPRPQIDLTVLIPYDRGELVHRVHEQADVLREEHIAEGTRLQVRVLPDLAGELSPFVTTSS
- the miaA gene encoding tRNA (adenosine(37)-N6)-dimethylallyltransferase MiaA, which produces MSEKVIAVVGATATGKSDLAVALSLHLGGEVVNADASQLYRGMDIGTAKLPFPARRGIPHHQIDVLEITQDAAVAAYQSAARADIESVLARGRIPVVCGGSGLYVRAALDVLEIPPTDAAVRARWEERLDDEGVEFLFSVLAVQDPTAAAKIDPRNGRRIVRALEVIELTGRPFSATMPRREYVLPTIQLGLRAARPVLDERIERRTRRMWADGLLEEVEALERAGLSGTRTASRAVGYAQAAAQLAGDLSEQEAIEDTVRATRRLVRRQESWFGADPRIAWVDACGSDVLASALEAIDSAS
- the rpsT gene encoding 30S ribosomal protein S20, whose protein sequence is MANIKSQMKRIKTNAKRTERNKAYKSELRTWIRKFREAAAAGDKETATEALRLASKKLDKAVSKGVIHKNQAANKKSAMAKVHAKL
- a CDS encoding ATP-dependent DNA helicase produces the protein MSTPPDCRMLLNTVVSTMGGRERAGQLQMAQAVEAAVDTQRHLLVQAGTGTGKSLAYLVPAVAHAFATGKPAVVATATLALQSQIVDGDLPRLAEALRPTLGREPTCVLVKGRRNYVCRYKTDGGLPDDDEGTLLSVGEVDKQSSWLGKEVLRLREWAGQTDSGDRDELVPGVSERAWHQVSVSARECLGGACPVRDDCFVEIARARAQDVDVVVTNHSFMAIDAFEGRQLLPEHDLLVVDEAHELVDRVTATITDELTSGMVESAARKAGRLADTAELVESAEALRQALESLPEGRLRILPEELAQALGSVLESSRDVQSQLKADGSGKNDPGSNSDRLLARSAVEEIFEVCDRILAGREIDVLWSGEDLRRGMVLRVAPLSVAMMMREKVFQERTVVLTSATLELGGSFDSVAGVLGLQGEDAPHWDGLDVGSPFDYRRQAMAYVARHVPAPTREGASPVAMDEIEALIRSAGGRTLGLFSSMRAARATTEEMRERLGEDYPILCQGDDQTPTLVREFASDARTCLFGTLSLWQGVDVPGSACQLVIIDRIPFPRPDDPLASARSEEVSRRGGNGFMAVSATHAALRLAQGVGRLIRRDDDRGVVAFLDSRMLTARYAGFLQSSLPPFWATTDRELVLGALDRLDRTAAPVVPLRERS
- the holA gene encoding DNA polymerase III subunit delta, with amino-acid sequence MPAVVSPPPTVPPCVLVLGPEELLARRAVSDTLAVLRAEDPQIDVVRLSAITYEPGQLSVHVSPSLFGGRTAVVIPDADEAREDLQKELLSYLECPAEHVTLVVGHRGGNRGKKIVDTMKKRKARVLEAPAVKSDRDKSDFVVNEFRSNRRKITSEAVRALVEAVGKDLSELASACAQLIADTQGTVDESVVETYHGGKVEATGFRVADAAVAGQQGEALALARHAMAAGVDPVPIVAVLALQLRQLVKVAGAPRGSGASLAKDLGMAPWQIDRARRSLSGWDAHGLGVAIQAVAAADYAVKGGGRDPRYAVERCLVQICQARRG
- the miaB gene encoding tRNA (N6-isopentenyl adenosine(37)-C2)-methylthiotransferase MiaB, translated to MNVHDSERLAGLLETAGYVDLASLPDQDRPEVADVVVFNTCAVRENADNKLYGNLGQLRPAKQRNPQMQIAVGGCMAQKDRELIVQRAPWVDVVFGTHNIGSLPALLDRARHNKRAEVEIFEALQAFPSTLPTRRDSTYSGWVSISVGCNNTCTYCIVPALRGKEQDRRPGDILAEVRALVEQGVIEVTLLGQNVNTYGVEFGDRGAFGKLLRSCGQIEGLERLRFTSPHPAAFTDDVIEAMAETPTVMPQLHMPLQAGSDSVLRAMRRSYRSDRFLRILDRVREQIPEAAITTDIIVGFPGETDADFDETMRVVEQARFASAFTFQYSIRPGTPAATMDGQVPKAVVQERFERLVALQDEISWQENRKVEGRTVSVLVAPGEGRKDGQTDRMSGRAEDNRLVHFSVPQEAREAGDLARPGDIVEVDVTYGAPHHLVADGALSGGTYRVRRTRGGQAWADSQENPVSGRPMVSLGIPRIGAPPKAEATPCGCD